The nucleotide window CGCGTGAGGATGCCGCGACGCTGTGCGAATGCCTGCGCGAAGCGCTCGTCTACTTCGGCGGCACGCCGGAACATGTGCTGTTCGACAACGCGAAGTCGGTGGTCATCGAGCGCGATGCATTCGGCGAGGACGGGCATCGCTGGAATCCAAAGTTGCTTGCATCGGCCGAGACCTACGGCTTCACGCCGAAGATGTGTCGTCCGTATCGCGCGAAGACCAAGGGCAAGGTCGAACGCTTCAACCGCTATCTCAAGGAAGGCTTCGTGGTGCCGCTTGCTGCGACGCTCAAGTCATCGGGGTTGAAGCTGGATGTAGACGCCGTCAATGCGCACATCGGGTGGTGGCTGTCAGAAGTTGCCAACGTGCGCCGTCACGCGACGACGGGCGAGCGTCCAGCGGTGCTACTTGCTGCTGAGCAGGCGGCGCTCCTGCCGCTGCCGGCGCAGGCGCCAGCGCTCGCTGCCCCGGACAACCGCCGGGTGCTGCCACGCGAGAGTCTGCAACATCCGCTGGCAGTCTACGACGCGTTTCTGTTGCTGCTGGGGAGCCTGACGATTACCTACTTTCACACGGGTAATCCGCACTATCATCGGCGTGGAGTCGTTTCACGGTCCTGTTCGGGATGGGAAGGGGTGGGACCGACTCGCTATGGTCATCAGGCATGACTTGTTGTCATGCTGTCCTGGGGACAGCACAACCAATCGGGAAGAAGTAGTTTCTGGTGATGCTCACCAGGGGTAGAGCTGTTGGGGTTGTGTTGTCTGTGTGTATCAATTCGCACAACACTGATCTCAACCGTCACGTGTGCAAGACACACCGGTTATAGGATCAAGCCTTACGGGCAATTAGTATCAGATACCAACGCACGCAAAGGACGATGACTTCGCGGTCGAAATGACGCCCGTTGAACAACCATTCGAGATCTTTCAGCTTGCTCATTGGCTCGTGGCCGTCAAAAGCTCGAGAGTAACAGATCGACGCGCCGGAATTGCACCACAACCGGACGATGGCTATGCCGGCAATGCTGACGCGCCAGGGAATGTACGGCGCGAACTGGTCCGCCAGCCCGCCGATGATTTCCGGCGTAGCTGACGGATGAGCGGGTTCCACTTGCCAGCTACCGGGACGTCGCGCGTAATGATGCGCGAGGAACCCTGATGCGCTTATCGCGCCCGCCGAGGCGGCGAACACCGCGGCAAACAGAAGTGTCTGGGCGGAGATGACCGTCCAGAAAACCTTGGCATAATCGATTGAAGAAAACCACAGCCAGTCGACCACGATGCCCGTGATGCGCCCGACGACGATCAGGCCGACGACGATGATCGCTACGGTGACTGCGGTGCGTTTGAAGCGCACGCGGGAGTTTGCCTGCGAACGCATCGACCCTCCTTTGCCGGGACGCTACTCATGGCTCGCTGTGATCGGGCCTAGAGCGTTCTATCAATGCGCCCGCCGAAAAGCCGGCGCACTGCCAGAGCCTGATTGGGACCACATAAATGATTGTAGTCCGGGCGCGGCAGGACGCGGATGCTCGCCTGGCCAGTCTGGCGGTGGAATAAGTGACCAGGATCGAGACTGGAATTCGACACCAAGATCGAATCTTGATATGGAGATCGGTCAACGCTCAGGCACGACGCATAGCGACCGCACGCTCGCCGAAACGTTGTCCGCCGGGCAGCGATGGTTGTGCGCATGCCCTTCGCCAGGTAAAGACGGGTATCAATGGGTTACAAGTTGGTTTGACGGATTGTTCGGTACCGTGGATACGCGTATTCCGCAGCGGTGTCTGATTCACGGCAGGCCGCGCGAAAGGGGACTTCGTCAGAACCTTTGCCTTCGTGATGGGCGTGCTCATGGTTGGCTTCCCGCGTTCCAGAGGGTCGCGTGATCAAGGACATCGCCAGCGCGCTGCCGTAGTCGCACTGTTTCGTCCGCGAATGGCACGCTGCGGCCACGCCCCGTCGTTGGTCAAAGTCCGCCGTCGGCGCAGTAACGCTTCGCACGCCACCGCTGTCGTGCGCTCCCGCATTACGCCAACGAGCTCGCCAAAGCGCGCAGAGTCTGGCTCGGATGATCTTCGATGGGCGAACCATGCGACACGAGAATGCGCTTCAGCGACTCAAGTTCTGCCCATTGCAGAAGCTGAAGGCGCAGCGCCTCTTTATCCTCGACGAGGATCAACTTCACCGGCTTCGGAATATGCGGCTCGTCCCCCGCGAATCCCATCACGCGCAGCAACCAGCCACCGAACCCGGATTCATGGCGAATGTTGCCGACCAGATCGTTCAACACCAGCGTCGTGCCGTTAGGCATGCGTATGACGAGCGCCGCCTCATGTCCACGCGTTCCAGGGACGGTCACGAACTGCACGTTCGGATCGCCGAAGCTCGGGTCCGTCGTGTCGACGTGCACCGCTTCCTCCACCTTCGTCCGGGAGCCTTCGGGCGCAACGACCTGCATTGACGGGTAGCGCTCTTTCCATACTATTGCATCCAGCCGATGCTGGTCGTTGGGCACCACCAGAAAGGCGGGGCGCCCGTAATCTTCGAGCGCTCGCATCTCGACCTCATCGAGCGCAATTGCGCTGAATATGACCAGTCGCGAGTCGTTCATCCGTGAGCGCTATGCCGATTTTGGGCCGACGCTGGCCTGCGAGAAGCTGGTCGAATCTCACGGCATCCGGCTCGCCAGGGAGACGGTCAGAAGCCTGATGACGGATGCGGGTCTGTGGGTGCCACGCCGGCAGCGGCCGCCGAAGCTCTACCAGCCACGGGCGCGGCGATCGTGTCTGGGCGAACTGATCCAGATCGATGGCAGCGATCACTGCTGGTTCGAGGAACGGGCGCCGGCCTGCACGCTGCTGGTCTATGTCGACGATGCGACCAGCCGGCTGATGGCGCTGCATTTCACGGCAAGCGAGTCGACCTTCAGTTACTTTGAGGCGACGCGTACGTACATCGAGCGCCACGGCAAACCCGCGGCGTTCTACAGCGACAAGGCCAGCGTGTTTCGCAGTGGCAAAGCCCATGAAACCGGCAGCAGCGTGACGCACTTTGGCTGCGCGATGTACGAACTGAACATCGACAGTTTCTGCGCCAACAGCAGCTCCGTGAAGGGCCGCGTCGAGCGCGCCCACCTGACGCTGCAGGACCGGCTGGTGAAGGAGCTGCGGCTGCGCGGCATCAGTACCATCGCGGCGGCCAATGCGTATGCGCCGGCCTTCATGGCGGCCTATAACGCGCGGTTTGCCCGGCCGCCGAAGAGTGCGTTCGATGCACACCGGCCGCTTCGCGCGGACGAGAATCTCGACCTGCTGATGACGTGGCGCGAGACGCGACGTGTGACGAAGTCGCTGACGGTGCAGTACGACCGGGTGATGTACCTGCTGGAGGACACGCCGGCGAACCGCAAACTGATCCACCGGTATATCGACGTGTGGGAGTATCCGGACGGGCGCATCGAGGTGAGAACAGATGGCGCTGCCCTGCCCTGCGTCCCCTATGACCGGCTGGCCGGGATCGACCAGGGCGCGGTGATCGAACACAAGCGGCTGGGGCACGCGCTGCAGGTCGCGCAGGCGATCCAGGCGCAACGTGACAACCGGCGCATCTCCGGCTCCCCTGCGCGCACGAATCAGGGACAACCGGTTCGGGCAACGGAACGCGCGCAGGGCACGAACAAGCAGCGTGAATTCACGCAGGACGACATTAACGGCGTGATCACGGAACTGGCACAACGCAGGCAGCCAGAAACCATCTGGAAAACCTGGCCGTCGATCTGCCAGACCAGGCTGAACGGCCTGACACGCCCTGCCTGTTCAAGGCTGTCCTTCAACACTGCGTGATCGGTGACCCAAGAAAAGACGAACCTCAACCCCTTAAAAATGCGACATGCGACATGCGTGCTCATTATTTTTCAGGCGACCGGTGCGCTGTAGGCGGTTTTGTGTTTTGTGGCGCATGCAGTCGGCACAGTCGGTTAGTTGCGTATCGGAAATCAACGTTCCTCGCTATGGTGAGCTTTTCCGGGAGTATCGACATGACGTTGTTCGAGCGCACCGACCACGCAACCTGCTGCCCATATAAGTGCGATTGCGCGTACTTCTCGATTCCGGCTGGCGGCGAGCGCGCGGTCAACGCCGTCTGGACCTACGAGAACCCGTACGAAGCCCTCGCACCGATCCGCAATCACCTCGCGTTCAATCTGGACCGCCGCCTGCAGCGCCTCCGGGTAGCGGACTCCTCCCGGAAATCGGTGCTGTCCAGTAGCAGCGTGTCGACCTGCAAAGCACAAGCCAGCGCTGTCCCGAGCCCGATGACGCAGAGCTGGAAGGCGCCAGAAGATGGAATTTGACAAATTATTTAGTTCCAGATAAATTGTACAAATGCAGAAACTAACTACGGAACAGCAAACGATAGTCGAACAACTGAAGCAGATTGCGGAAGGTCTCGGCGAGACGTTCTCCCCATTTTGCGAAGTTGTGGTTCATGACTTGGTCCATGCCGAGCATGCAATCGTGGCGATCCGTAACAATTTGTCAGGTCGAGTCGAAGGCGAGCCGGCCACCGAGTTGGGACTCGCACGCATAGCGGACGACCGTTATCCCCAAGTGATCGTGAACTACGCGAACCAGTTTGCCGATGGGCGTCGCGCGAAGAGCACGTCGATCGGCATTAAGGATTCAAGCGGCAGATATGTTGCCGCACTATGCCTCAACATCGATCTGACGCTTTTCGGGGCTTTGCAAAACGTGCTCGGGCGCTTCGTAAGTACGGACGCTGCCGCAGGGGTCGAGGAATCCTTGGAGCCCTTGGGTGCGGACGCCATACGGCAGCGCATCGACCAATTTGCCGCTCGGCTCGGGACCATCCCGCGGGCGCTAAAAACGGAGGATCGCCGCATGTTGATGCGCGAACTCAAGCAGTCGGGCAGCATGGAAGTGCGCCGGGCAATGGAAATCGTCGCGCTCCATTTGGGCGTTTCACGGGCAACGGTATATAACGATGCGAAATAACGAAAGATTGGTCCTTCTCGACAAGGACGCGGTCGAGTCTTTGTTGAAAGCGGACGACGTGCTCGAAGCCGTGCGGGAGGCATTCGTACTGCACAGCCATCGAGAAGGCAGGGTCTTCCAGGTCGTGCGCGAACGACTCTCCACGGGCGGCGTATTCGGAATTAAATCGGGCGACGTTCAGACCCAAAGTCTGCTTGGATTCAAAGCGGCCGGCTTTTGGCCGACCAACCGGCAGTCGGGTGGGGAGCCGCATCAGGCGACCATCATGCTCATCAATCCAGCGACGGGGCGCCCGATCTGCGTGATAGACGGTAACGCCGTCACGACCATGAGAACGGGCGCCGCTGGCGGTTTGGGTCTTATGCAGCTTGCCCGCCCGGACAGCACTCAGGTCTGTGTATTCGGCTCCGGCGTGCAGGCTCGCGTCCAGCTGACTTTCGCCCTGCGGCTCATGCCTTCGCTCAAACGGGTGCAGTACGTCACCGTCACCGGCGAGAAGGACGAAGCGTTCGAGTCGCAGTTCCGTTCGTATTGCGACATCCGTTTGGCGAAAGACCGAAATGGCGCGGTGACGGATAGCGATATCGTCATTACCGCGACACCCGGGGCGGGTGCGCTATTCGATCTCCATGCGGTTCGGCCGGGTACGCATTTCAACTGCGTCGGTGCGGACACCAAGGGCAAGCGCGAACTCCCGGAAGGTTTGTTGGAGCGCGTTCGACTTGTGGTCGACGATCGTATCCAGGCCTCTGAGATAGGGGAAACCCAATGGGCGCCGCAAACAGAAATGGTCGAATTGGGCGATCTGCTTACCGGCAATGCGTATCTCGAACGGCAACCCGGCGACATAACGGTGTTCGATATGACAGGGCTCGCCTTGCAAGATCTGACAGTCGCCCGAATGCTGCGTGATCGCGCCACTGAGGCAAACGTCGGCACGTCGATCGCCTGGCCGTGGTGAGACCTGGCTGAATTCAAGCGGCTGGTGGGTGGCGCGTACGTTGTCGCAGGCCAAGCCACATAGACCTCATCCATGAATCAATATTGATATGCACGATCTTCCTACGTATTTCGATGTAAAGACGGCGGCTGAGCGAATCAAGACCGAGGTCCGCAAGACCCCAGTCATGACTTCGCGCACGGTAGACGCCGAGCTAGGCGCGCAGGTGTTCTTCAAGTGTGAAAATTTCCAGCGCATGGGTGCCTTCAAGTTCCGCGGCGCGATGAACGCGCTAATGCAGTTTGACGAGCGTCAGCGCGAAAGAGGCGTAGTTGCCTTTTCATCGGGTAACCATGCGCAGGCGATCGCCTTGGCGGCAAGATCGCTGGGCATCCCGGCAACCATCGTGATGCCCCTGGATGCGCCTGCCGCCAAGGTTGCCGCGACGAAGGGCTATGGTGGCAATGTGGTGACCTACGATCGTTACACGGAAGACCGCGAACAGATCGGCCTCGACCTCGCCGCCAGGCATGGATTGACCTTGATCCCGCCGTATGACCACCCGCATGTGATCGCAGGTCAGGGTACGGCGGCGAAAGAGCTGATCGAGGAAGTGGGCGAGCTCGACGGACTGTTCGTGTGCCTGGGCGGCGGCGGCCTGCTTGCCGGGTCCGCGCTCGCGGCCCGTGAGCTCTCCCCGCATTGCAAGATCTACGGTGTCGAACCGGAGGCCGGCAACGACGGTCAGCAGTCTTTCAGATCCGGCGCCATCGTGCATATCGACACGCCGAAAACCATTGCCGACGGCGCGCAAACCCAGCATCTCGGGCAATATACCTTCCCGATTATTCGACGAGACGTGGACGACATCTTGACAGTCACCGACGATCAGCTCGTTGCATGCATGCGTTTTTTCGCCGAACGCATGAAGATGGTCATCGAGCCGACTGGCTGCCTTGGCTTTGCCGCGGCACGCGAGATGCGCGACGAATTCAAAGGCAAGCGAGTCGGTGTCATCGTCAGCGGAGGCAACGTCGACATCGGCCGCTATGCCAGTTTCCTGGCCGCCTGATTCAAGCACGGTTTCATAAAATATGACGGCCGTCGAAAGACGGCTTGCGGTTTGGTATTGTCGTAACTTGATGTATTTAGGATAACTAGTTATATGTCGTTAAAAGAATTGGAAACGCCGGCAGCGCTCATAGACCAGTCGCGAATGGTGCGGAACATCGAGCGCATGCAGCAGCATTTGGCGCGGCTCGGCGTGACGTTTCGACCGCATGTAAAGACGTCCAAGTGCGTGCAAGTCTGGAAGGCTCAGGCCGATGCCGGCGCGTCGGGGATTACCGTTTCGACATTGCAGGAAGCGGAACAATTCTTTGCCGCGGGCGAAAAGGACATTCTGTACGCGGTGAGCATCGTTCCATCCAAGCTGGAGCGAGCACTCGCCCTGCGGCGCAAAGGCTGCGACTTGAAGCTGATCGTGGACAACGTCGAATCGGCCAAGGCGGTCGCCGAGTTTGGCCGTGCCCATGGGGAGACTTTCGAAGTCTGGATCGAGATCGATACGGACGGTCATCGGTCGGGGATCCAGGCGGAGGACTCGCTTCTCCTGAGTGTCGGACGAGCGCTGCATGAGAACGGAGCCCGTCTGGGAGGGGTGATGACCCACGCCGGCTCCAGCTACGAGTTGAATACGCCCGAGGCGCTGGCTGTCATGGCGGAACAAGAGCGCGCCGGTTGCGTGCGGGCCGCGCAACGGCTGCGCGACGCCGGGTTGCCTTGTGAAACAGTCAGCGTCGGATCGACGCCGACTGCACTCGCCGCTCAACAGCTAGACGGTGTAACGGAAGTTCGCGCCGGAGTCTACGTATTTTTCGACTTGGTGATGCATAACGTCGGTGTGTGCAAAATCGATGACATCGCGCTTAGCGTGTTGACGACGGTCATCGGGCACCAGATCGACAAGGGTTGGGCGATCGTCGACGCAGGCTGGATGGCCATGAGTCGAGACCGTGGGACCTCGAAACAATCTCGTGACTATGGGTATGGCCAGGTGTGCGCACTGGACGGTACGGTGATGGCGGGGTATCAGATGATCGGCGCGAACCAGGAGCACGGCATTGTCGCTCTTGCCGAAGAGACTTGCGTAGACGCTGCGGGCCAATGCGATATCGCCGAGCGCTTCCCCATCGGAACGAAATTGCGCATCTTGCCGAATCACGCCTGTGCGACCGGCGCTCAATATCCGGTTTATCAAGCGCAGAATGCCAACGGCGAAATCACCGGCTGGCCGCGCAGCTACGGCTGGTAAAGCGACCATACCCCGAAAGGAACACGATGAAAAATCGCCTCACATTCTATATCGCCGTCGGTATGGTACTGGGTGTTGTCGCCGGATATGCCTGCCATGCCGGTGCCGCCAACGCAGCCCAAGCCAAGGTCATCGCCGGATATTTCTCGATCATTACGGACATTTTCCTGCGGCTCATCAAGATGATCATCGCGCCGCTCGTTTTCGCGACGCTTGTTTCAGGACTGGCCGGCATGGACGGCGGTCAAGATGTCGGCCGCATCGGTTTGCGCACTGTCGTTTGGTTCCTGTGTGCCTCGCTGGTCTCGCTGGTGCTTGGTCTGCTATTGGCCAATGCGCTGCAGCCTGGCAGCGGATTGCACATGACTTCGAGTGGCGACAACATCAATACCGGCCTCAACACAGCCGGCCTGAACTTCAAGGACATCGTCGA belongs to Paraburkholderia sp. FT54 and includes:
- a CDS encoding PAS domain-containing protein; its protein translation is MQKLTTEQQTIVEQLKQIAEGLGETFSPFCEVVVHDLVHAEHAIVAIRNNLSGRVEGEPATELGLARIADDRYPQVIVNYANQFADGRRAKSTSIGIKDSSGRYVAALCLNIDLTLFGALQNVLGRFVSTDAAAGVEESLEPLGADAIRQRIDQFAARLGTIPRALKTEDRRMLMRELKQSGSMEVRRAMEIVALHLGVSRATVYNDAK
- a CDS encoding ornithine cyclodeaminase family protein, encoding MRNNERLVLLDKDAVESLLKADDVLEAVREAFVLHSHREGRVFQVVRERLSTGGVFGIKSGDVQTQSLLGFKAAGFWPTNRQSGGEPHQATIMLINPATGRPICVIDGNAVTTMRTGAAGGLGLMQLARPDSTQVCVFGSGVQARVQLTFALRLMPSLKRVQYVTVTGEKDEAFESQFRSYCDIRLAKDRNGAVTDSDIVITATPGAGALFDLHAVRPGTHFNCVGADTKGKRELPEGLLERVRLVVDDRIQASEIGETQWAPQTEMVELGDLLTGNAYLERQPGDITVFDMTGLALQDLTVARMLRDRATEANVGTSIAWPW
- a CDS encoding threo-3-hydroxy-L-aspartate ammonia-lyase — its product is MHDLPTYFDVKTAAERIKTEVRKTPVMTSRTVDAELGAQVFFKCENFQRMGAFKFRGAMNALMQFDERQRERGVVAFSSGNHAQAIALAARSLGIPATIVMPLDAPAAKVAATKGYGGNVVTYDRYTEDREQIGLDLAARHGLTLIPPYDHPHVIAGQGTAAKELIEEVGELDGLFVCLGGGGLLAGSALAARELSPHCKIYGVEPEAGNDGQQSFRSGAIVHIDTPKTIADGAQTQHLGQYTFPIIRRDVDDILTVTDDQLVACMRFFAERMKMVIEPTGCLGFAAAREMRDEFKGKRVGVIVSGGNVDIGRYASFLAA
- a CDS encoding DSD1 family PLP-dependent enzyme: MSLKELETPAALIDQSRMVRNIERMQQHLARLGVTFRPHVKTSKCVQVWKAQADAGASGITVSTLQEAEQFFAAGEKDILYAVSIVPSKLERALALRRKGCDLKLIVDNVESAKAVAEFGRAHGETFEVWIEIDTDGHRSGIQAEDSLLLSVGRALHENGARLGGVMTHAGSSYELNTPEALAVMAEQERAGCVRAAQRLRDAGLPCETVSVGSTPTALAAQQLDGVTEVRAGVYVFFDLVMHNVGVCKIDDIALSVLTTVIGHQIDKGWAIVDAGWMAMSRDRGTSKQSRDYGYGQVCALDGTVMAGYQMIGANQEHGIVALAEETCVDAAGQCDIAERFPIGTKLRILPNHACATGAQYPVYQAQNANGEITGWPRSYGW